From Poecile atricapillus isolate bPoeAtr1 chromosome Z, bPoeAtr1.hap1, whole genome shotgun sequence, one genomic window encodes:
- the LOC131592715 gene encoding histone H5-like, translated as MSDSPIPLPPASATKPKRARSARRPAAHPAYSDMITAAIRADKSRGGSSRQSIQKYVKSHYKVGRNADVQIRLAIRRLLATGVLKQTKGVGASGSFRLAKAGKAKRSPSKKRKKAARRSTSPRKTARSRRAKSPAKKPKSAARKARKKSRSPKKAKKPRTVKAKSLKASKPKKAKRSKSRAKSGARKSPKKK; from the coding sequence ATGAGCGACAGCCCGATCCCACTGCCACCGGCTTCGGCCACCAAGCCCAAGCGGGCCCGGTCAGCGCGGCGGCCGGCAGCCCACCCTGCGTACTCGGACATGATCACGGCAGCCATCCGGGCCGACAAGAGCCGCGGCGGCTCATCCCGGCAGTCCATCCAGAAGTACGTGAAGAGCCACTACAAGGTGGGCCGGAATGCCGACGTCCAGATCAGGCTGGCCATTCGGCGCCTGCTGGCCACTGGAGTCCTCAAGCAGACCAAAGGAGTTGGTGCCTCCGGCTCTTTCCGCCTAGCCAAGGCCGGCAAGGCGAAGAGGTCTCCTTccaagaagaggaagaaggcaGCCAGGAGATCCACTTCGCCCCGGAAGACGGCCAGGTCCAGGAGAGCCAAGTCTCCGGCCAAGAAGCCCAAATCTGCCGCCAGGAAGGCCAGGAAGAAGTCAAGGAGCCCGAAGAAAGCCAAGAAGCCAAGGACTGTTAAGGCCAAGTCCCTGAAGGCATCCAAACCCAAGAAGGCAAAGCGGTCAAAATCCAGAGCCAAGTCCGGTGCCCGGAAATCGCCCAAGAAGAAGTGA
- the LOC131592707 gene encoding 2-amino-3-ketobutyrate coenzyme A ligase, mitochondrial-like, with protein MGRKDKHSQKHLCSQGTNILRQWTALQTPGITYRLALGFLNSLGQILSSKEDAERLVEKVPERFQPLELRRRPPRPEGGGARAANGHWPVINPWLISGDWAPGPAPGRAGRSAGMWRAAAVRALRGGGAGGPRAASGAAAAQLRRRLESELEDIRGAGTWKSERVIASRQGPHLRLAGGGAGIINFCANNYLGLSSHPEVIRAAVEALEKFGAGLSSVRFICGTQSIHKDLEEKIARFHQREDAILYASCFDANAGIFEALLTPEDAVLSDELNHASIIDGIRLCKANKYRYKHMDMQDLEAKLKEAQKHRLRLVATDGAFSMDGDIAPLREICQLAQKYDALVFIDECHATGFLGPNGRGTDELLGVMDKVTIINSTLGKALGGAAGGYTTGPKPLIDLLRQRSRPYLFSNSLPPAVVGCASKALDLLMESNAIAQSMAAKTQRFRSKMTAAGFTISGKDHPICPVMLGDARLASVMAEDMLNRGIYVIGFSYPVVPKGKARIRVQISAVHSDEDIDRCVEAFTEVGRKHGALS; from the exons ATGGGGAGAAAGGACAAACACAGCCAAAAGCATCTTTGCTCCCAAGGGACGAATATCCTGAGGCAGTggacagctctgcag aCTCCGGGCATCACATATCGCCTGGCTCTGGGGTTCCTAAACTCCTTGGGACAGATCCTCTCCTCCAAAGAAGACGCCGAACGCCTCGTGGAGAAGGTGCCCGAGCGCTTCCAGCCGCTGGAGCTGCGGcggcgcccgccccgcccggaGGGGGGCGGTGCCCGGGCGGCCAATGGGCATTGGCCAGTAATTAACCCGTGGCTAATTAGCGGCGATTGGGCGCCGGGGCCCGCCCCCGGGCGTGCGGGGCGGAGCGCCGGGATGTGGCGGGCGGCGGCGGTGCGAGCGCtgcggggcggcggggccggcggccccCGGGCCGCGtcgggagcggcggcggcgcagCTGCGGCGGCGGCTGGAGAGCGAGCTGGAGGATATCCGCGGAGCCGGCACCTGGAAGAGCGAGCGAGTCATCGCCTCCCGACAGGGTCCCCACCTCCGCTTggcgggcggcggcgccg GGATCATCAACTTCTGCGCCAATAACTACCTGGGGCTCTCCAGCCACCCCGAGGTGATCCGTGCCGCTGTGGAGGCCCTGGAGAAGTTCGGCGCTGGGCTCAGCTCCGTCCGCTTTATCTGCGGTACCCAG AGCATACACAAGGATCTGGAGGAGAAAATTGCACGTTTCCACCAGCGGGAAGATGCGATTCTCTATGCCAGCTGCTTTGATGCCAACGCTGGTATTTTTGAG GCCCTGCTGACCCCGGAGGATGCAGTGCTGTCAGATGAGCTGAACCATGCTTCCATCATCGATGGGATCCGCCTGTGCAAGGCCAACAAGTACCGCTACAAGCACATGGACATGCAGGACCTGGAGGCCAAGCTGAAGGAAGCACAG AAGCATCGACTGCGGCTGGTGGCCACTGATGGTGCCTTCTCCATGGATGGTGACATCGCACCCCTGAGGGAAATCTGCCAGCTGGCCCAGAAGTACGATGCCCTGGTCTTCATCGATGAGTGCCATGCCACAGGATTCCTGGGACCCAACGGGCG GGGTACTGATGAGCTCCTGGGAGTGATGGACAAAGTCACCATCATCAATTCTACCCTGGGAAAAGCTcttggaggagctgcag GCGGGTACACAACAGGTCCCAAACCCCTCATCGATTTGCTCCGCCAGCGTTCCCGCCCCTACCTCTTCTCCAACAGCTTGCCCCCTGCTGTGGTGGGCTGTGCATCCAAGGCCCTGGACCTGCTCATGGAGAGCAATGCCATTGCACAGTCTATGGCTGCCAAAACCCAACG GTTCAGAAGTAAGATGACGGCAGCTGGCTTCACCATCTCAGGGAAAGACCATCCCATCTGTCCAGTCATGCTGGGGGATGCTCGGCTGGCGTCAGTGATGGCAGAGGACATGCTCAACAGAG GCATTTACGTCATTGGCTTCAGCTACCCTGTAGTGCCCAAGGGGAAGGCGCGCATTCGGGTCCAGATCTCGGCCGTGCACAGCGACGAGGACATCGACCGCTGCGTGGAAGCCTTCACCGAGGTGGGACGGAAGCACGGAGCGCTGTCTTGA
- the LOC131592713 gene encoding noggin-like, with product MEGPHRSCLLLLLCLLPPPGIPGPPPPLEEPRKLLLLPPSSTADPTAHLLRGHPSAPVRPYSLSLSPEDYRYAPKPRHLRPGRLRRLLGSAFDPFWMATEEPRDRNGSILEENPESLSRELAEGAGRYHRKLWREAEGLELPPELAGALARRLRQWLVERAACRLTAAWVDLGPVFWPRWVRHTTCETGSPGCSWPPGMSCRPAQLTRIKLLAWHCWTPQHPGPPNCTWRQIPYPVVAACKCSCR from the coding sequence ATGGAGGGACCGCACCgcagctgcctcctcctcctcctctgcctgctcccacCACCGGGCATCCCAGGCCCACCGCCGCCTCTGGAGGAACCTcggaagctgctgctgctgccaccgtCCAGCACCGCTGACCCCACCGCTCACCTGCTGCGCGGCCACCCCTCGGCCCCGGTGCGGCCCTACAGCCTGTCGCTCTCCCCCGAGGATTATCGCTACGCCCCCAAACCCCGGCACCTGCGCCCCGGGCGGCTGCGCCGGCTCCTGGGCTCGGCCTTCGACCCCTTCTGGATGGCGACCGAGGAGCCCCGCGATCGCAACGGGAGCATCCTCGAGGAGAACCCGGAatccctgagcagggagctggcCGAGGGTGCCGGGCGGTATCACCGCAAGCTGTGGCGAGAGgcggaggggctggagctgcccccaGAGCTAGCGGGGGCCCTGGCCCGCCGCCTGCGGCAGTGGCTGGTGGAACGGGCCGCCTGCCGCCTCACCGCCGCCTGGGTCGACCTGGGACCCGTCTTCTGGCCCCGCTGGGTGCGCCACACCACGTGCGAGACCGGGTCCCCCGGCTGCTCCTGGCCCCCCGGCATGAGCTGCCGGCCCGCACAGCTCACCCGCATCAAGCTGCtggcctggcactgctggaccCCGCAGCACCCCGGGCCCCCAAACTGCACCTGGCGGCAGATCCCCTACCCCGTCGTGGCCGCCTGCAAGTGCTCCTGCCGCTGA